TGTTCCTTGCTGACATTACTTTTGACATACTGTGTCAAAATTCTTAAGGTCTCCCCTCCTTTGGTAAAGTAGGCAAAACCTTACAAGGAAAACACTACAGTACACGGAAATACACTGAGTTAGATTTTCAGTCACCTGCTCTATGGCTCTGAGATGTACTACACCAATAATGGTTCCTAGGACTGTGTCCACCTGATGGTTTAGAGTACAGAAAACCAGCCCCTATGGTTTAAGAGTCATCTCCCATGGAAGACAATGCTGGCCTTCTGAACGCTGGGGCTCATGGGCTTGTTGATGTGGCTTTCTGGTGTGCCAGGATCTCCTGGCAGCTCCTGTATACTTCAATCAAGCAGTCCAGCCGGGGCTTAGCACTCTGAATTCCAAAGGGGAGAAATGCAGAGTCAAAGTGAACATAAGGGAGTACAGTGGAGATGCATCAACTTgcaacttttttttgagacagagttttgctctgttgcccaggctggagtgcagtggtacaatctcggctcactgcaacttctgcctcccaggttcaagcagttctcctgcttcagcctcccgagtagctgggattacaggtgctcgccaccacacccagtggcacaatctcggctcactgcaacctctgcatcctgggttcaaatgattcttgtgtctcagcctcccgagtagctgggactacaggcacgaaccaccatgcccagctaatttttgtatttttagtagagacagggtttcaccatgttggccaggctgctcttaaactcctggccttaagtgatccgcccaccttggcctcccaaagtgctgggattataggcttgagccatggTACTGGGCCCACATGCAACTTCAATCTCTCACCCACATCAAGGGGTATAAATGGCACAGCAGTGAGCTCAGGGAGTTAAGTTTAGGCCTCAGCACACCTTGCTGGGAAGAGTCCCAGCTAGGCTCACAGCCCACCTTGTGAATTGTGTGAAGTGGGAGATCAAATGATAGCTTTTTCATCTGTCTAAGTTTCATGAACTCCATCTCTAAGAGTaagcaaagaggaaaaacaaaatggacCCTCAAGAAATGTCACACGTTATAAAATAGCCCTCAAAGACAAGAAGGGCagtttaatatgtaaatattgaaaaatgttttgtacAATGAAATGTAATaaccaaaattaaaagaaaaaccacagaatgggaaaaatatatgtgaaagtatatttaataaaagtatactacctaaaatatataaagattgttaaaaatatataaaaacaggtACAAATACATAATATTCAGATTCTTCTTGACTAATAGAGAAGATAGGTAGTTTAAAATAAGAGGAAATACTGATAGGTAATACAAGGAAATATGAAAAGCCTATCATTTAAAGAGATACAAATTTACCTATTTAAAATGCCTTTACCTACATATTAAGCTAAAAAAGCTAAATCCactattagccaggatggtagaaaaagaagtacaaaagCCCCAAAGTATGGTAATGTTGTCCAATCTCTGGAGCCCCATCTTAAACACTAGAAGTCTATAAAACTATTCATAagctttaataaaataatttttaattataatgcaaaataatattttaacttaGCTATCTTAAATCCTTTGTGAAAAAGGTCAGTGAGGCAGGGTTAACTATATACATAAATACGTGCATAAATACCTACCTCTAAAATAATTTACTTCGTAATTTATTATGTTTGTATAATTTATTatgtttgtataatttttgttttgttttttgagatggatctctgtcacccaggctgagtacagtggcatgatcacagctcactgcagccttgacctcctcggctcaagcaatcctcccacctcagcttcctgagtagctgggaccacagatgtgtgccaccacgctcagctaattttggtattttttgtagagatgggggttttaccatgttgcccaggctggtctcgaactcctgagctcaagcgatctgctgcctcagcctcccaaagtgttgggattacaggcgtgagccactgcaccagctgataagtggtttttttttttgtaagagcaaaacaaaaaactccaggCAGGATTTTAAAAGGTGGCAAGAGTGGCTAAATAAACTGACATTTcaatatattatacaatatagttatttaaaataataaatataatggcCTTTGTAGGACACATACATATTATTTACAAAGCAAGACACACAATAGCATACAATGTGAGATCAATGACCTCTATCTAAAAAACTGTACATTAGTAGACTGACAGAGTCAAAGTAGATGAATAGTGATTTGTAGGCAGAGGTTGCTATATATTTGATTGTGCTCTTTAAAATGTGCatgaggccaggtgtgctggctcatgcttgtaatccctacactttgggaggctgaggcaggagaattgcttgaactcaggagttcaagatcagcctaggcaatatggcaagacctcatctctactaaaaagaaaaaaaaaagttagccaggtgtggtggtgcacacctgtagtcccaagtactcaggagactgaggcaggaggatttcttgagcctaggaggtgggggctgcaatGAGtgacgatcacaccactgcaagccagcctaggtgacaaagtgagactctgtctcataaaataaaataaaataataaaatatgcaggaataatatttttaaggacTATATTTGCCTCAGAGAGGAACTTCTCAAATAACTGAAATCCTAATTATCACTCAAAACAGCTGTCAGGTGTCTTCCAATACTCTGAAAAAAGGAATTTACATTCCTACAGAAAAGGTTGAGGATTAATTGGACAACGGTAAAAGTGTTCTATGCTCACCTGGAAGACAGGTACTACTTGGGATATCCTATGTGGTTCCACTGGATCCTTCAATAAGATGCAGAGGTAGTAAATCACCTTctgctgtaagaaaataaatcaaatagcAAAGTCTAAGTGAAACTCATTttgcattccttttttctttttctttttctttttttgagacagagtctcactctgttgcccaagctggagtacagtggtgcaatcttggctcactgcaacctccacctcccgggttcaagcaattctcctgcctcagcctcccaagtagctgggattacaggtgcttgccaccatgcctggctaattttttgtattttcagtagagatggggtttcaccatgttggccaggctggtctggaactcccgacctcaggtgatccacccgccttggcctcccaaagtgctgggattacaggcgtgagccactgcgcctggccacattctttttttctaaggTAAGGCTCAACGCTTTTTCACAAATGGTTAAGTAGTAGAACACTTGATAGCTTTTGAAGTGGGAGAAAAGTATATTCTTGTTCCTTAAATGAAAAAAGacagggccaggcatagtggctcaaacctgtaaactgaacacttggggaggccacagcaggaggagggcttgagcccaggaattcaagaccagcttaggcaacatagtgagactccatctctacaaaaaatagaaaaaacgagctaagcatggtggtgcatgcctgtagtcccagctactcaggaggctgaggtgggaggatggcttgagcctgggaagttggggctgcagtgagctgtgattaagccactacactccagcctgggtaacagacagggtctcacaaaaaaagaaaaaagaaagaaagagaaggaaaaaatgccAGTGATAATTTTGGAGTTGGTCTTGAAGATAAAGTTGAAATACTAATTCTCTATCCATGAAAACCTGCtgcatctctttaaaaataaggagATTTACCTTTTACATATAAGTCTCACTTTTATGGTTTATAGACATGCCAGCCAAAAAGAAAACTCTAGTACTGTAAGTACTAGAGCAGAGGATCTTCATGTTTAATTCTGTGACATCAAGTACTTTAGGTATTAAGGCTCAGTATAGATCTGGGAACACCCCATGGGCTGGCTACCTCCTCCAGAGAGGACTGTAATACTGCCTTTCAAATACTTACCATGTAGATAGCCTCATTGATGACAATATCCTTGACCTTGCCCATTTCTATGAAGGTAGTGCTTTCTTTGCCTGAAGCATAAGATGAAGTCATCTGAATGCCAAGGGAATCAATGATTAACAGAGTCTCCTGATCAATCTTCACAAAATGGAGATAACCAAGCAGACCTAAGAGGGTGATGAAGATGGCAGCAGAGAGGATCATGCTGTTCTGAAGAGAGAGCCAGACACAGGCAGTAAGATTACCAAGTGGTACCAGTCAACTCCAGGCAAAGAGGAAAAAAGCCTTTCTTCTCTTGTCAGATGAGGGGAACATGcatggaggaaaaggaaattgCTTTTATTTGGGTTCTGAGGTGCTATAAAAGTATACAGTGAAACAGATCCAGACAACAAATGGATAGGTCTGGGGAAAACCTCCATCAGCAAAATGTCCACCATCATCACAGCAATCTCAGAAACTATTTTTCCAAAATTCCAAATTAAGGGCCCAAATCAACTGAATGCAGtagcttgcacctgtaattccagctactagggagactgaggcaggaggatcacttgagcccaggaatttgagggtgcagtgagctatgatcatacaactgcactctagcttgggtacCAGAATATGAcactgtatctttaaaaaaagaaaggacccagccaggcgtagtggctcaagcctgtaatcctagcacttctggaggccaaggcaggcggatcacaagatcaagagattgagaccatcctggccaacatggtgaaaccccgtctctactaaaaatacaaaaattagctgggcgtgtggcatgcacctctagtcccagctactctggaggctgaggcaggaggattacttgaaccagggaggtggaggttgcagtgagccgagatcgcaccattgcactccagcctgggtgacagagatgtctccaaaaaaaaaaaaaaaaaggaccccaAATCTTTTCCTTTCACACTCCCTCAGCAGAATACAGGAGGGAGctatgtcctgataaacccatgcAAATGCATTTAATATTGAGTTCTAGCActcaaatgaaaaactaaaattaaaaagtgtacTTAATACATCTATCAAGCATCagagcttagcctagcctaccttaaacgtgctcagaacacttacattagcctacagttgggcaaatcATGTAACACAAAACCTGATTTTATAGTAACGTGTGGAAAATCTCACGTAATTTATTCAATGCTATACTTTAAAGTGAAAAACAATGTTTGTATGGGTACTTGCAGTATCGTGTGTATTGTTTCTGCATCATCCTAAAGTCAAAAAATCCTAAGTCAAACCATCATAAGTTGGGAACCATCTGTGTATATAGTGTAAAACCATAGACTGAACAATTATAAAGTGCTTAGTACAGTGTAGCAGATACTACAGCTTGCCTAATAAACGGCCACCCACCAACCCCAGTTGAACTGTGAGTGAATAATGATTGGTTCCCACCCCTTCTGCCAATGGCTGGTTTAAAAATGGGCATGTGACACAactctggccaatgagatgtgagGGGAGATCTGCTGGAGGGGCTTCCGGAAAACATGAattcatctttaaaaatctaCAGAAGAGACGTTCCCTTCATCATGAGGTTTAGATACCTGGAACTACTATGGCCTCTGCCAGACCCAGTGGAGAGCTAGTAGAGGACAACTAGAGGACGCTAAGGGTGGAAATGCAGTTTCTGCACTTGGAGGACCAGGTGGAGGACAAGTAGGGCACACTAAGGGTGTCAGCAGTAAGATGACAAGAGCCGGAATCAAATGAGTTTCTATGTGAACTCTGGAGCCCTCCTACCTTATGACTTCTTGTTAACAGAAAAGGTCCTGATCTCTTACAGCTATTTTAGTTGTTCTGTGTTATTTACAGTTGACTAAGTGATGTGTTAAGGACTCAAAAAAtggtatatattatttattcccTTGATTCTAAGACAAATGTACAATCTTTAACATTTCTGAAGTTAAAATGTGTTGTCCTATTGGTGTGTGTTTCTTTCATGTGgcattgttttatcttttttcccagaagcttgcattcattcattcattcattcattcattcattcgagacagagtttcgctcatgtttccctgactggagtgcagtggtgtgatcttggctcatcgcaacctccacctcttgggttcaagcgattctccagcctcagcctccctagtaactgggattacaggcacccgccaccacgcccagctaatttttttttgtatttttagtagagacggggtttcactatgttggcccggctggtctcgaactcctgacctcaggtgatccacccgcctcaacctcccaaagtgctgggattacaggcgtgagccattgcacctggcaaAGCTATGACTTAGAAGGCTGGCACAGGGAAAAAAATATTGATGACCTAGAATCAaagaaattttgtaattttggaCTGCAATCCTTGAGGGCAGGGAGTATCTTATTATTCTTTGCACTGACAAGACACTCTCCTTTATCTACCTCTAGTCAGGTTCCTCTAAGCTCTCT
The window above is part of the Macaca fascicularis isolate 582-1 chromosome 7, T2T-MFA8v1.1 genome. Proteins encoded here:
- the PIGH gene encoding phosphatidylinositol N-acetylglucosaminyltransferase subunit H isoform X9 — translated: MEDERSFSDICGGRLALQRRYYSPSCREFCLSCPRLSLRSLTAVTCTVWLAAYGLFTLCEMTSSYASGKESTTFIEMGKVKDIVINEAIYMKVIYYLCILLKDPVEPHRISQVVPVFQSAKPRLDCLIEVYRSCQEILAHQKATSTSP
- the PIGH gene encoding phosphatidylinositol N-acetylglucosaminyltransferase subunit H isoform X12 — its product is MSGAFRISAAAAWPCSAATTPRPAGNSASAALGSRCVRSPLSPARCGWRPTDSSPSASMILSAAIFITLLGLLGYLHFVKIDQETLLIIDSLGIQMTSSYASGKESTTFIEMGKVKDIVINEAIYMKVIYYLCILLKDPVEPHRISQVVPVFQPQVTPEVMGDREDRQQVFGVPYEQAKTQAR
- the PIGH gene encoding phosphatidylinositol N-acetylglucosaminyltransferase subunit H isoform X4, which codes for MEDERSFSDICGGRLALQRRYYSPSCREFCLSCPRLSLRSLTAVTCTVWLAAYGLFTLCENSMILSAAIFITLLGLLGYLHFVKIDQETLLIIDSLGIQMTSSYASGKESTTFIEMGKVKDIVINEAIYMKVIYYLCILLKDPVEPHRISQVVPVFQPQVTPEVMGDREDRQQVFGVPYEQAKTQAR
- the PIGH gene encoding phosphatidylinositol N-acetylglucosaminyltransferase subunit H isoform X8 translates to MSGAFRISAAAAWPCSAATTPRPAGNSASAALGSRCVRSPLSPARCGWRPTDSSPSASMILSAAIFITLLGLLGYLHFVKIDQETLLIIDSLGIQMTSSYASGKESTTFIEMGKVKDIVINEAIYMQKVIYYLCILLKDPVEPHRISQVVPVFQPQVTPEVMGDREDRQQVFGVPYEQAKTQAR
- the PIGH gene encoding phosphatidylinositol N-acetylglucosaminyltransferase subunit H isoform X2, which codes for MEDERSFSDICGGRLALQRRYYSPSCREFCLSCPRLSLRSLTAVTCTVWLAAYGLFTLCENSMILSAAIFITLLGLLGYLHFVKIDQETLLIIDSLGIQMTSSYASGKESTTFIEMGKVKDIVINEAIYMQKVIYYLCILLKDPVEPHRISQVVPVFQPQVTPEVMGDREDRQQVFGVPYEQAKTQAR
- the PIGH gene encoding phosphatidylinositol N-acetylglucosaminyltransferase subunit H isoform X3; the protein is MEDERSFSDICGGRLALQRRYYSPSCREFCLSCPRLSLRSLTAVTCTVWLAAYGLFTLCENSMILSAAIFITLLGLLGYLHFVKIDQETLLIIDSLGIQMTSSYASGKESTTFIEMGKVKDIVINEAIYMKVIYYLCILLKDPVEPHRISQVVPVFQSAKPRLDCLIEVYRSCQEILAHQKATSTSP
- the PIGH gene encoding phosphatidylinositol N-acetylglucosaminyltransferase subunit H isoform X1; this encodes MEDERSFSDICGGRLALQRRYYSPSCREFCLSCPRLSLRSLTAVTCTVWLAAYGLFTLCENSMILSAAIFITLLGLLGYLHFVKIDQETLLIIDSLGIQMTSSYASGKESTTFIEMGKVKDIVINEAIYMQKVIYYLCILLKDPVEPHRISQVVPVFQSAKPRLDCLIEVYRSCQEILAHQKATSTSP
- the PIGH gene encoding phosphatidylinositol N-acetylglucosaminyltransferase subunit H isoform X5; amino-acid sequence: MEDERSFSDICGGRLALQRRYYSPSCREFCLSCPRLSLRSLTAVTCTVWLAAYGLFTLCEMTSSYASGKESTTFIEMGKVKDIVINEAIYMQKVIYYLCILLKDPVEPHRISQVVPVFQSAKPRLDCLIEVYRSCQEILAHQKATSTSP
- the PIGH gene encoding phosphatidylinositol N-acetylglucosaminyltransferase subunit H isoform X7, with protein sequence MSGAFRISAAAAWPCSAATTPRPAGNSASAALGSRCVRSPLSPARCGWRPTDSSPSASMILSAAIFITLLGLLGYLHFVKIDQETLLIIDSLGIQMTSSYASGKESTTFIEMGKVKDIVINEAIYMQKVIYYLCILLKDPVEPHRISQVVPVFQSAKPRLDCLIEVYRSCQEILAHQKATSTSP
- the PIGH gene encoding phosphatidylinositol N-acetylglucosaminyltransferase subunit H isoform X11, whose protein sequence is MSGAFRISAAAAWPCSAATTPRPAGNSASAALGSRCVRSPLSPARCGWRPTDSSPSASMILSAAIFITLLGLLGYLHFVKIDQETLLIIDSLGIQMTSSYASGKESTTFIEMGKVKDIVINEAIYMKVIYYLCILLKDPVEPHRISQVVPVFQSAKPRLDCLIEVYRSCQEILAHQKATSTSP